A region from the Candidatus Coatesbacteria bacterium genome encodes:
- the mtnA gene encoding S-methyl-5-thioribose-1-phosphate isomerase, with protein MPVPTITWTDDQLVIIDQTRLPTEERYLTLTTAAEVYDAIKRLAVRGAPAIGVAAALGLYVSVRNSGTLKYDSFKNEVRQAAEYLAGSRPTAVNLSWALERMQDVVDAAAGSSVEEVKAELLAEALDILEEDKATCRAIGRHGAELLADGVQVLTHCNAGGLATADYGTALAVIYAAHEAGKRVAVYADETRPLLQGSRLTAWELQKSGVPVTVICDDMAATVMARGMVDCVITGADRIAANGDAANKIGTYGLAVLAQEHDLPLYIAAPLSTFDFSLADGGGIPIEERDPDEVRRFRGAASAPPGVPVFNPAFDVTPHRYITALVTEHGVIRPPFADNLAELRKRLGA; from the coding sequence ATGCCGGTACCAACGATAACCTGGACCGACGATCAGCTCGTCATCATCGATCAGACCAGGCTCCCGACGGAGGAGCGTTACCTGACCCTGACGACGGCCGCGGAGGTCTACGACGCGATCAAGCGCCTGGCCGTCCGGGGGGCTCCCGCCATCGGGGTGGCGGCGGCCCTGGGGCTGTACGTGTCCGTCAGGAATTCCGGCACCCTGAAATATGATAGCTTCAAAAACGAGGTCCGTCAAGCAGCGGAGTATCTGGCCGGCAGCCGGCCGACGGCGGTCAACCTCTCCTGGGCCCTGGAGCGGATGCAAGACGTGGTCGATGCGGCGGCCGGTTCATCCGTCGAGGAGGTCAAGGCGGAGCTACTGGCCGAGGCGCTGGACATCCTCGAGGAGGACAAGGCGACCTGCCGGGCCATCGGGCGTCACGGCGCGGAGCTGCTCGCCGACGGCGTCCAGGTGCTGACGCACTGCAACGCGGGCGGACTGGCCACCGCCGACTACGGCACCGCCCTGGCGGTGATCTACGCCGCGCACGAGGCGGGCAAGCGGGTCGCGGTCTACGCCGACGAAACCCGGCCACTGCTCCAGGGTTCCCGACTGACGGCCTGGGAGCTGCAGAAGTCCGGCGTGCCGGTGACGGTGATCTGCGACGACATGGCGGCCACGGTGATGGCCCGCGGCATGGTGGATTGTGTGATCACCGGCGCCGACCGCATCGCGGCCAACGGCGACGCCGCCAACAAGATCGGCACCTATGGTCTGGCCGTGCTGGCCCAGGAACATGATCTACCCCTCTACATCGCCGCACCGCTGTCGACCTTCGATTTCTCCCTGGCCGACGGCGGGGGTATCCCCATCGAGGAACGCGATCCCGACGAGGTACGCCGTTTCCGCGGCGCGGCCAGCGCTCCGCCCGGGGTGCCGGTTTTCAACCCGGCTTTCGACGTCACGCCGCACCGCTACATCACTGCTTTGGTCACCGAACACGGCGTCATCCGGCCGCCCTTCGCCGATAATCTGGCTGAGCTGCGCAAGCGGCTGGGCGCTTAG
- a CDS encoding TonB family protein, whose translation MKKPQLKQPLLLSLLLNLLVLQFLYSGSVEELEPITDYDGLVRLSSLEVLDESSTASEAGLTLAPTRPGEEVRAEKEQEDFIEEVEERREASAEVENLPEAEQTVVNPGLGSRSNIVVSPYCLTPRDPRIPETLQNSGWEGRVRLAVKLDREGRVTAIEILESSGREDADRDAVRLYRNTRWSPCYVDGEPVTCTAQLWVEYEQQF comes from the coding sequence ATGAAAAAGCCCCAACTGAAGCAACCGTTGCTGCTGTCCCTGTTGCTGAACCTGCTGGTGTTGCAGTTCCTCTACAGCGGAAGCGTCGAGGAACTGGAGCCGATCACGGATTACGATGGTCTGGTGCGGCTGAGCAGCCTCGAGGTCCTCGATGAATCCAGCACCGCCTCCGAAGCCGGCCTCACCCTGGCCCCCACCCGGCCGGGCGAGGAGGTCCGGGCCGAGAAGGAGCAGGAGGACTTCATCGAGGAGGTCGAGGAGCGCCGGGAAGCCAGCGCCGAGGTGGAGAACCTGCCCGAGGCCGAACAAACCGTCGTCAATCCCGGTCTGGGCAGCCGCTCCAACATCGTCGTCAGCCCCTACTGCCTGACGCCGCGGGATCCCCGGATTCCGGAGACGCTGCAGAACAGCGGCTGGGAGGGTCGCGTCCGCTTGGCCGTCAAGCTGGACCGCGAGGGCCGGGTGACCGCCATCGAGATCCTCGAATCCTCCGGACGCGAGGACGCCGATCGGGACGCCGTCCGTCTCTATCGCAACACCCGCTGGTCCCCCTGCTACGTCGACGGAGAGCCCGTCACCTGCACCGCCCAGCTCTGGGTCGAGTACGAGCAGCAATTCTAA